Proteins found in one Choloepus didactylus isolate mChoDid1 chromosome 3, mChoDid1.pri, whole genome shotgun sequence genomic segment:
- the GUF1 gene encoding translation factor GUF1, mitochondrial isoform X2, translating into MWAFPSRCWRRRQALAPWATGAKRRGLPRCRPSLRRTAASESWALTRLYSSADRKEKIDMSRFPVENIRNFSIIAHVDHGKSTLADRLLELTGTIDKTKNNKQVLDKLQVERERGITVKAQTASLFYNCEGKQYLFNLIDTPGHVDFNYEVSRSLSACQGVLLVVDANEGIQAQTVANFFLAFEAQLSVIPVINKIDLKNADPERVEKQIEKVFDIPRDECIKISAKLGTNVESVLQAVIERIPPPKVHRQNPLKALVFDSTFDQYRGVIANVALFDGVVSKGDKIVFAHTQKTYDVNEVGVLNPNEQPTHKLYAGQVGYLIAGMKDVTEAQIGDTLYLHKQPVEPLPGFKSAKPMVFAGMYPIDQSEYNNLKSAVEKLTLNDPSVTVHRDSSLALGAGWRLGFLGLLHMEVFNQRLEQEYNASVILTTPTVPFKAVLSSAKLIKEYREKEITIINPAQFPDKSKVTEYLEPLVLGTIITPDEYTGKIMMLCEARRAIQKSMMFIDQNRVMLKYLFPLSEIVVDFYDSLKSLSSGYASFDYEDAGYQTAELVKMDILLNGSIVEELVTVVHKDKAHIVGKAICERLKDCLPRQLFEIAIQAAIGSKIIARETVKAYRKNVLAKCYGGDITRKMKLLRRQAEGKKKLRKVGNVEVPKDAFIKVLKKSDK; encoded by the exons ATGTGGGCTTTCCCAAGCCGGTGCTGGCGGCGCAGACAGGCTCTCGCGCCGTGGGCCACTGGGGCCAAACGCCGGGGGCTGCCTAGATGTCGTCCCTCGCTGCGCCGCACCGCTGCTTCCGAATCCTGGGCTTTGACCAGGCTCTACAGCTCTGCAGACCGAAAG GAAAAAATTGACATGTCTAGATTTCCTGTTGAAAATATTCGAAATTTCAGTATCATTGCACATGTGGATCATGGCAAAAGTACTTTAGCTGACAGGCTTCTAGAACTAACAG ggacaattgataaaacaaagaataataaGCAAGTTCTTGATAAATTGCAAGTGGAACGAGAAAGAGGAATCACTGTTAAAGCACAGACAGCATCTCTCTTTTATAATTGTGAAGGAAAGCAATACCTTTTTAATCTGATTGATACTCCA GGCCATGTGGATTTTAATTATGAAGTATCCAGATCACTGTCTGCTTGCCAGGGTGTTTTGCTTGTAGTTGATGCAAATGAG GGTATTCAAGCCCAAACTGTAGCAAACTTCTTCCTTGCCTTTGAAGCACAACTATCAGTAATTCCAGTTATAAACAAG atagatcTGAAGAATGCTGATCCTGAAAGGGTcgaaaaacaaattgaaaaggtGTTTGATATTCCACGTGATGAATGTATTAAG ATTTCTGCTAAACTTGGAACAAATGTTGAAAGTGTTCTTCAGGCAGTGATTGAAAGAATACCCCC tCCTAAAGTGCATCGCCAAAATCCCCTTAAAGCCTTGGTATTTGACTCCACCTTTGACCAGTATAGGGGTGTGATAGCCAATGTAGCATTATTTGATGGAGTGGTTTCCAAGGGAGATAAAATTGTATTTGCACATACTCAAAAGACGTATGATGTTAATGAAGTTGGAGTTCTGAATCCTAATGAGCAGCCAACTCATAAATT atatgcAGGACAGGTGGGCTATCTCATTGCTGGGATGAAAGATGTCACTGAAGCACAAATAGGAGATACATTATATTTACATAAACAACCAGTGGAACCCTTGCCTGGGTTTAAATCAGCGAAACCAATGGTATTTGCAG GAATGTACCCTATAGACCAGTCTGAATATAATAACCTGAAGAGTGCTGTAgaaaaattgactttaaatgACCCCAGTGTAACAGTTCATCGGGATAGTAGCCTTGCCCTGGGTGCTGGCTGGAG GTTGGGATTTCTAGGACTCTTGCATATGGAAGTTTTCAACCAGCGACTGGAGCAAGAATATAATGCTTCTGTTATTCTGACAACCCCCACTGTTCCATTTAAAGCTGTTCTTTCATCAGCAAAATTGATAAAG gaatatagagaaaaagaaattacaatcaTCAATCCTGCACAATTCCCTGATAAATCAAAAGTAACAGAATATTTGGAGCCACTTGTTTTGGGTACCATTATCACACCAGATGAATACACTGGAAAAATAATGATGCTTTGTGAG gCTCGAAGAGCAATTCAGAAAAGTATGATGTTTATTGATCAAAATAGAGTTATGcttaaatatctcttccctttgAGTGAAATTGTGGTGGATTTTTATGACTCTTTGAAATCCCTGTCTTCTGGATATGCTAG TTTTGATTACGAAGATGCAGGCTACCAGACTGCAGAACTTGTAAAAATGGATATTCTACTGAATGGCAGTATTGTAGAGGAGCTAGTAACTGTTGTGCACAA AGACAAAGCGCACATTGTTGGCAAAGCCATATGTGAACGTCTAAAGGATTGTCTTCCTAGGCAGCTGTTTGAAATAGCAATCCAAGCTGCTATTGGAAGTAAAATCATTGCAAGAGAAAC